Proteins encoded within one genomic window of Eubalaena glacialis isolate mEubGla1 unplaced genomic scaffold, mEubGla1.1.hap2.+ XY H_3, whole genome shotgun sequence:
- the LOC133082996 gene encoding ras-related protein Rab-9A-like has product MAGKSSLLKAILLGDGGVGKSSLMNRYVTNKFDAQLFHTIGVEFLNKDLEVDGHFVTMQIWDTAGQERFRSLRTPFYRGSDCCLLTFSVDDSQSFQNLSNWKKEFIYYADVKEPESFPFVILGNKVDISERQVSAEEAQAWCRDNGDYPYFETSAKDATNVAAAFEEAVRRVLATEDRSDHLIQTDTVSLHRKPKPSSSCC; this is encoded by the coding sequence ATGGCAGGAAAATCATCGCTTCTTAAAGCAATTCTCCTTGGAGATGGTGGAGTTGGGAAGAGTTCTCTAATGAACAGATATGTGACTAATAAGTTTGATGCCCAGCTCTTCCATACAATAGGtgtggaatttttaaataaagatttggaggtggatggacattttgttaCCATGCAGATTTGGGACACGGCCGGTCAAGAGCGGTTCAGAAGCCTGAGGACGCCATTTTACAGAGGTTCTGACTGTTGCCTGCTTACTTTTAGCGTCGATGATTCTCAAAGCTTCCAGAATTTGAGTAACTGGAAGAAAGAATTCATATATTATGCGGATGTGAAAGAGCCCGAAAGCTTTCCTTTTGTGATTTTGGGTAACAAGGTTGACATCAGCGAGCGGCAGGTGTCTGCAGAAGAAGCTCAAGCCTGGTGCAGGGACAACGGCGACTATCCTTACTTTGAAACAAGTGCAAAAGATGCCACGAATGTGGCAGCGGCCTTTGAGGAAGCAGTTCGAAGAGTGCTTGCTACCGAGGATAGGTCGGATCACTTGATTCAGACAGACACAGTCAGTCTGCACCGAAAGCCCAAGCCCAGCTCATCTTGCTGTTGA